One segment of Cutaneotrichosporon cavernicola HIS019 DNA, chromosome: 4 DNA contains the following:
- a CDS encoding uncharacterized protein (CoA-transferase family III) — MALNGVRVLEFQGIGPAPFATMVLADYGAEVIRIDRKPGVSRDVTSRGKKSVVVDLKDSAGKVVIRNMIKHSDVLIDPYRPGVMEKLGFGPEECAKINPRLIFARMVGFSPTSPYGKMAGHDLNYIAVSGVLDMIRSKTGEPTPPMNILGDFAGGGIMLVQGILLALLERSSSGKGQVVKTDMVNGARYISSFPLLFAHPANTNGSVGWHEPPGNNTLDGGCPFYNVYKCRDGGYMTVGCLEPQFFAEFSRLIRPFLQGDEEIEALDSRNQMNQETWGTMRLALTRVFLTNDRDEWALLFHGTDSCAVPVLTKHEVTQDQLGGAKYAQPVPEGNMYPPVPHPNLERTPAIPPPAYTDPNEFYVPAGSGVDDVLQAFGSSLSADDVKYIRRANGDAKL, encoded by the coding sequence ATGGCCCTCAACGgcgtccgcgtcctcgagttCCAGGGCATCGGCCCAGCGCCCTTCGCGACAATGGTGCTGGCCGACTatggcgccgaggtcatcCGAATCGACCGCAAGCCCGGGGTGAGCCGCGACGTCACCTCGCGTGGGAAGAagagcgtcgtcgtcgacctcaaggacTCGGCAGGCAAGGTGGTCATCCGTAACATGATCAAGCACTCGGACGTGCTCATCGACCCGTACCGCCCCGGCGTGATGGAGAAGCTGGGCTTTGGACCAGAAGAGTGTGCCAAGATCAACCCCCGGCTCATCTTTGCGCGCATGGTCGGCTTCTCCCCCACCTCGCCGTATGGTAAGATGGCGGGCCACGACCTCAACTATATCGCTGTGAGCGGGGTGTTGGACATGATTCGCAGCAAGACTGGcgagccgacgccgcctATGAATATCCTCGGCGACTTTGCCGGCGGCGGTATCATGCTCGTTCAGGGCATCCTGCttgcgctgctcgagcgctcgtcgtcgggtAAGGGCCAGGTCGTCAAGACCGACATGGTAAATGGCGCGCGCTACATCTCGTCGTTCCCGCTTCTGTTCGCCCACCCGGCCAACACGAACGGCTCGGTCGGATGGCATGAACCCCCGGGAAACAACACGCTCGATGGCGGGTGCCCGTTCTACAACGTCTACAAGTGCCGCGACGGCGGGTACATGACTGTCGGCTGCCTCGAGCCCCAGTTCTTCGCCGAGTTCTCACGCCTCATCCGCCCCTTCTTGcagggcgacgaggagatcgaggccctcgactCGCGCAACCAGATGAACCAGGAAACATGGGGCACGATGCGCCTTGCACTCACGCGCGTGTTCCTCACCAACGACCGCGACGAGTGGGCACTCCTATTCCACGGCACGGACTCATGCGCTGTCCCCGTCCTCACCAAGCACGAGGTTACGCAGGACCAGCTGGGCGGTGCAAAGTACGCCCAGCCTGTGCCCGAGGGTAACATGTACCCGCCTGTTCCCCaccccaacctcgagcgcacACCCGCCATCCCACCCCCAGCGTACACGGACCCCAACGAGTTCTATGTTCCCGCT